The genomic DNA TCCTCGCTCTGGACGGCCTCCATCCCCTCTCGGCGGGAGCGCGGGTTTCCTTCGCAGGGGGCAAGCCCAAGGTCACCGACGGGCCCTACGCCGAGGCCAAGGAGGTCCTGGGCGGGTACTGGATGATCGACGTGCGCTCGAAGGAGGACGCCGTCGAGTGGGCGAAGCGGTGCCCCGCGGCGGAGAACGAGGTGATCGAGATCCGCCAGGTCCAGGAGATGTCCGACTTCCCCGAGGACGTACAGCGGGCCGCCGCCGGACTGCCTGAGATCCAGGAGAAGGTCGGACAGCGACGCGGATAGTGCCGAACGACGCCAATCGCACCATCGAGGCGGTTTGGAGGATCGAGTCGCCGAGGCTCCTCGCGGGCCTCGCGCGGCTCACCCGCGACGTGGGGGTCGCCGAGGATCTGGCCCAGGAAGCGCTCCTCTCGGCGCTCGAGCGGTGGCCGCAGACGGGCGTGCCGGACAATCCGGGAGCGTGGCTCATGGCGGTCGCGAAGAATCGCGCGCTCGATCTCCTCCGACGCGCCAAACGCCTCGAGCGGAAGCACGAGGAACTGAGCGGCGAGCTCGGCGGGTCCTGGACCTCCGCGGAGTCGAGCCTCGACGCCGCTCTCGACGACGACATCGGCGACGACCTCCTCCGCCTCATCTTCACGGCCTGCCACCCCGTTCTCTCCCCCGAGGCGCGCACCGCGCTCACGCTCCGGATGCTGGGCGGCCTCACCACCGAGGAGATCGCGCGCGCCTTCCTCGTGCCCGTTTCCACGATCTCGCAGCGGATCGTGCGCGCGAAGCGCACGCTGGCGGAGGCGCGCGTTCCGTTCGAGATCCCGCGCGGCGCCGAGCGCGCGGCGCGGCTCGCGTCGGTGCTCGAGGTGA from Candidatus Eisenbacteria bacterium includes the following:
- a CDS encoding YciI family protein codes for the protein MRFMMLMIPKGYESAPPKLELPVDRVEAMMKYNESLQKAGVLLALDGLHPLSAGARVSFAGGKPKVTDGPYAEAKEVLGGYWMIDVRSKEDAVEWAKRCPAAENEVIEIRQVQEMSDFPEDVQRAAAGLPEIQEKVGQRRG